The Mycolicibacterium mageritense genome contains a region encoding:
- a CDS encoding RelA/SpoT family protein, which translates to MAEDSGTSQVVQSLPAAKTEAAAPAAPKPAETQALDTTKSSASRRVRARLARRMTVQRSTVNPVLEPLVAVHREIYPKADLQLLQRAYEVADQRHADQLRKSGDPYITHPLAVANILAELGMDTTTLVAALLHDTVEDTGYTLEALTAEFGSEVGHLVDGVTKLDKVVLGSAAEGETIRKMIIAMARDPRVLVIKVADRLHNMRTMRFLPPEKQARKARETLEVIAPLAHRLGMATVKWELEDLSFAILHPKKYEEIVRLVADRAPSRDTYLAKVRAEVGVALSAMKINAVVEGRPKHYWSIYQKMIVKGRDFDDIHDLVGVRILCDEIRDCYAAVGVVHSLWQPMAGRFKDYIAQPRYGVYQSLHTTVVGPEGKPLEVQIRTRDMHRTAEYGIAAHWRYKEARGRNGVLHPHASAEIDDMAWMRQLLDWQREAADPGEFLESLRYDLAVQEIFVFTPKGDVITLPTGSTPVDFAYAVHTEVGHRCIGARVNGRLVALERKLENGEVVEVFTSKAPNAGPSRDWQTFVVSPRAKAKIRQWFAKERREEALETGKDAIAREVRRGGLPLQRLMNGETMGALARELRYTDVSALYTAVGEGHVSARHVVQRLLAQFGGDDAAEDELAERSTPATMPVRQRSTDDTGVAVPGAPGTLTKLAKCCTPVPGDTIMGFVTRGGGVSVHRTDCTNAASLQQQAERIIEVQWAPSPSSVFLVAIQVEALDRHRLLSDVTRVLADEKVNILSASVTTSNDRVAISRFTFEMGDPKHLGHLLSVVRNVEGVYDVYRVTSAA; encoded by the coding sequence GTGGCTGAGGATTCAGGCACAAGCCAGGTCGTGCAGTCGCTCCCGGCCGCCAAGACCGAGGCGGCGGCCCCCGCCGCGCCGAAACCCGCCGAGACCCAGGCGCTCGACACCACCAAGAGCAGTGCGTCGCGCCGTGTCCGGGCGCGCCTGGCCCGCCGGATGACCGTCCAGCGCAGCACGGTCAACCCCGTGCTGGAACCGTTGGTGGCCGTCCACCGCGAGATCTACCCGAAGGCCGACCTGCAGTTGCTGCAGCGGGCCTACGAGGTTGCCGACCAGCGCCACGCCGACCAGCTCCGCAAATCCGGTGATCCCTACATCACGCATCCGCTCGCGGTCGCCAACATCCTGGCCGAGCTCGGCATGGACACCACGACGCTCGTCGCGGCGCTGCTGCACGACACTGTCGAGGACACCGGCTACACGCTCGAGGCGCTGACCGCGGAGTTCGGCAGCGAGGTCGGCCACCTGGTCGACGGTGTCACCAAACTCGACAAGGTGGTGCTCGGCAGCGCGGCCGAGGGCGAGACCATCCGCAAGATGATCATCGCGATGGCCCGCGATCCCCGGGTTCTGGTGATCAAGGTCGCCGACCGGCTGCACAACATGCGCACCATGCGGTTCCTGCCGCCCGAGAAGCAGGCGCGCAAGGCCCGCGAGACGCTGGAAGTCATTGCGCCCCTTGCTCACCGGCTCGGTATGGCGACCGTGAAGTGGGAGCTGGAGGATCTGTCGTTCGCGATCCTGCACCCCAAGAAGTACGAGGAGATCGTGCGGCTGGTGGCCGACCGTGCGCCGTCACGCGACACCTACCTGGCCAAGGTGCGGGCCGAGGTCGGGGTGGCGCTGTCGGCCATGAAGATCAACGCCGTGGTCGAGGGCAGGCCCAAGCACTACTGGTCGATCTACCAGAAGATGATCGTCAAAGGCCGCGATTTCGACGACATCCACGACCTGGTCGGCGTCCGGATCCTGTGCGACGAGATCCGCGACTGTTACGCCGCGGTGGGCGTGGTGCATTCGCTGTGGCAGCCCATGGCGGGCCGCTTCAAGGACTACATCGCCCAGCCGCGCTACGGCGTCTACCAGTCGTTGCACACCACCGTGGTGGGGCCCGAGGGCAAGCCGCTGGAGGTGCAGATCCGGACGCGTGACATGCACCGCACCGCCGAGTACGGCATCGCCGCGCACTGGCGGTACAAGGAAGCCAGGGGACGCAACGGCGTCCTGCATCCGCACGCCTCGGCCGAGATCGACGACATGGCCTGGATGCGGCAGCTGCTCGACTGGCAGCGGGAAGCCGCGGACCCCGGTGAGTTCCTCGAGTCGTTGCGTTACGACCTTGCGGTGCAAGAGATCTTCGTGTTCACGCCCAAGGGGGATGTGATCACGCTGCCGACGGGATCCACGCCGGTCGACTTCGCCTATGCCGTGCACACCGAGGTCGGGCACCGCTGCATCGGCGCGCGGGTCAACGGCCGCCTGGTGGCGCTGGAACGCAAACTCGAAAACGGGGAAGTCGTCGAGGTGTTCACCTCGAAGGCGCCCAACGCGGGCCCGTCACGGGACTGGCAGACCTTCGTGGTCTCGCCGCGCGCCAAGGCCAAGATCCGGCAGTGGTTCGCCAAGGAACGCCGCGAAGAGGCCCTGGAGACGGGCAAGGACGCCATCGCCAGGGAAGTGCGTCGCGGTGGACTTCCGTTGCAGCGCTTGATGAATGGCGAGACCATGGGCGCGCTGGCCCGAGAGCTGCGCTACACCGACGTCTCGGCGCTCTACACCGCGGTCGGTGAGGGGCACGTGTCGGCGCGCCATGTGGTGCAGCGCCTGCTCGCGCAGTTCGGCGGGGACGACGCGGCCGAGGACGAACTCGCCGAGCGGTCCACGCCCGCCACCATGCCAGTGCGGCAGCGCAGCACCGACGACACCGGTGTCGCGGTCCCGGGCGCCCCGGGCACACTGACCAAACTGGCCAAGTGCTGCACCCCGGTGCCGGGCGACACCATCATGGGGTTTGTGACCCGCGGCGGCGGGGTCAGCGTGCACCGCACCGACTGCACCAACGCGGCGTCGCTGCAACAGCAGGCCGAGCGCATCATCGAGGTCCAGTGGGCGCCGTCGCCGTCGTCGGTGTTCCTGGTGGCCATTCAGGTCGAGGCGCTCGACCGGCACCGGCTGCTGTCCGACGTGACGCGCGTGCTGGCCGACGAGAAGGTCAACATCCTGTCGGCCTCGGTCACGACCTCCAACGATCGAGTGGCCATCAGCCGCTTCACGTTTGAGATGGGCGACCCCAAGCACCTCGGGCATCTGCTCAGCGTCGTGCGCAATGTGGAGGGCGTCTACGACGTGTACCGCGTCACCAGCGCGGCCTGA
- a CDS encoding amidase family protein, with amino-acid sequence MTSPTSASERCEQSLTRAAAPAARAALITTTAERAVHEAELSDARRRTGRPRSELDGVPIVWKDLFDVAGTVTTCGSASHAARPAAASDSPLVRRAGRLGLVTLGKANLSEFAFSGLGINAHFGTPANPLDPALVPGGSSAGSAVAVTSGIAPVAIGTDTSGSVRIPAAFCGCVGFRASPNRYGPNDFTPLSPTLDCVGILARTVAPIRALDRLLAGTAGTDGASDPPRFVVPAGEWIDDCTPGVRGAFEAAVELLRGQGFSVSVQRIASLAAAQRLLDRHGTIVGAEAHDRYGHLVSSPHIEPATRRRLQRNAHIDAAPVRAGMPGLRRQFRAELAGALLLCPTVRHEPPRIDTLLASEARYDAANAATLRTTMVLSYLGTCGISVPLRVSGIPVPIGLLISAPAGADADLLDQAALVTRYTS; translated from the coding sequence ATGACGAGCCCCACCAGCGCTTCCGAACGGTGCGAGCAATCGCTGACCCGGGCCGCCGCACCTGCGGCCCGGGCCGCGTTGATCACCACCACCGCCGAGCGGGCCGTGCACGAGGCCGAACTGAGCGACGCCCGTCGCCGCACCGGGCGGCCCCGCAGCGAGCTCGATGGGGTGCCGATCGTGTGGAAGGATCTCTTCGACGTTGCCGGCACCGTCACCACGTGCGGGTCGGCGTCACACGCGGCCCGTCCGGCCGCGGCATCGGACAGTCCCCTGGTCCGGCGCGCCGGGCGTCTTGGGCTGGTCACCCTCGGCAAGGCCAATCTCAGCGAGTTCGCGTTCTCGGGCCTCGGCATCAACGCGCACTTCGGCACGCCCGCCAACCCGCTGGATCCCGCGCTCGTGCCCGGCGGCTCGTCGGCCGGTTCCGCCGTGGCCGTCACCTCCGGCATCGCACCCGTCGCGATCGGCACCGACACGTCGGGCTCGGTACGGATCCCCGCCGCGTTCTGCGGATGCGTCGGATTCCGCGCCAGCCCGAACCGATACGGCCCCAACGATTTCACGCCGCTGTCTCCCACGCTGGACTGTGTCGGGATCCTCGCGCGCACCGTCGCCCCGATCCGCGCGCTGGACCGGTTGCTCGCCGGCACCGCGGGAACCGACGGTGCGAGCGATCCGCCGCGCTTCGTCGTGCCTGCCGGCGAATGGATCGACGACTGTACCCCCGGAGTCCGCGGCGCGTTCGAGGCTGCCGTGGAACTGCTCCGTGGCCAGGGATTTTCGGTATCAGTGCAACGCATCGCGAGTTTGGCTGCGGCGCAACGCCTGCTCGACCGTCACGGCACGATCGTCGGTGCCGAAGCCCACGACCGCTACGGCCACCTCGTCTCGTCACCCCACATCGAACCGGCCACGCGCCGTCGCCTGCAGCGCAACGCCCACATCGACGCCGCACCCGTACGCGCCGGCATGCCCGGGCTGCGGCGGCAGTTCCGCGCCGAGTTGGCCGGTGCGCTGCTGCTGTGCCCCACCGTGCGCCATGAACCGCCCCGCATCGACACGCTGCTGGCCTCCGAGGCACGCTACGACGCTGCCAATGCCGCCACGTTGCGCACCACGATGGTGCTCAGCTACCTCGGTACGTGTGGAATATCGGTGCCGCTCAGGGTAAGCGGAATACCCGTGCCGATCGGGCTGCTCATCTCCGCGCCCGCGGGCGCCGATGCCGACCTGCTGGATCAGGCCGCGCTGGTGACGCGGTACACGTCGTAG
- the yajC gene encoding preprotein translocase subunit YajC has translation MDLVIFLPLLIIMGAFMFFASRRQRKAMQATIDLHNSLQIGDRIHTTSGLQGTITGITDDNIDLEIAPGVVTTWMKLAVRDRIEADTDDTDDDTPSTTATELTESTGITDSEGLKKD, from the coding sequence ATGGACTTGGTCATCTTCCTGCCCCTACTGATCATCATGGGCGCGTTCATGTTCTTCGCGTCCCGCCGGCAGCGGAAGGCCATGCAGGCCACCATTGACCTGCACAACTCGCTGCAGATCGGCGACCGGATCCACACCACCTCGGGCCTGCAGGGCACCATCACGGGCATCACCGACGACAACATCGACCTGGAGATCGCTCCGGGCGTCGTCACCACCTGGATGAAGCTGGCCGTGCGGGACCGCATCGAGGCCGACACCGACGACACCGATGACGACACGCCGTCGACGACGGCCACCGAGCTGACCGAGAGCACCGGAATCACCGATTCCGAGGGCCTCAAGAAAGACTGA
- the secD gene encoding protein translocase subunit SecD, translating into MASSSAPVHPARYLTLFLVLLVGVYLLVFLTGDKQPDPKLGIDLQGGTRVTLTARTPDGSAPTREALNQAQQIISARVDGLGVSGSEVVIDGNNLVITVPGNDGSEARNLGQTARLYIRPVIHAMAAKPRAENGQQQPPAAPPGAPPAGLPGGLPGELGLPGGAPGEAPAAPPAEAPAVPPAEQPAPQPRPFPQDPAPTPGEPTPAPAPAPAPAPAKPGDPKADLAQRIADEKQLRQSTDQTVQILALQFQATRCGEDDVLAGNDDPNLPLVTCSTDGQTVYLLNKSIMSGEEIKNATSGLDSQQGQYVVDVEFKSGGATTWADFTAANVGTQTAFTLDSRVVSAPEIREAIPGGNTQITGQFTADSAKELANVLKYGSLPLSFESSEAETVSATLGLSSLRAGLIAGAIGLAAVLIYSLLYYRVLGLLVALSLVASGAAVFAILVLLGRYIGYTLDLAGIAGLIIGIGTTADSFVVFFERIKDEIREGRSFRSAVPRGWARARKTIVSGNAVTFLAAAVLYFLAVGQVKGFAFTLGLTTILDLVVVFLVTWPLVYLASKSPTMAKPALNGLGAVQQIARERREAAHATAGRG; encoded by the coding sequence GTGGCATCGTCTTCGGCGCCGGTGCACCCTGCCCGCTACCTGACGCTCTTCCTGGTGCTGCTTGTCGGCGTCTACCTGCTGGTGTTCCTGACCGGCGACAAGCAGCCCGACCCGAAACTCGGCATCGACCTGCAGGGCGGTACCCGGGTCACGCTGACCGCACGCACCCCGGACGGCTCCGCGCCCACCCGCGAAGCGCTCAACCAGGCCCAGCAGATCATCAGTGCCCGCGTCGACGGGCTCGGCGTCTCGGGCTCTGAGGTCGTCATCGACGGCAACAACCTGGTGATCACCGTGCCCGGGAACGACGGCAGCGAGGCCCGCAACCTCGGGCAGACCGCTCGGCTGTACATCCGGCCCGTCATCCACGCGATGGCCGCCAAGCCGCGCGCGGAGAACGGCCAGCAGCAGCCGCCCGCCGCGCCGCCGGGAGCTCCGCCTGCCGGACTGCCGGGCGGCCTTCCCGGCGAGCTGGGACTGCCGGGCGGCGCGCCCGGCGAGGCGCCGGCGGCGCCACCCGCCGAGGCGCCTGCGGTGCCGCCGGCCGAGCAGCCGGCTCCGCAGCCCCGGCCGTTCCCGCAGGATCCGGCTCCCACGCCCGGCGAGCCGACGCCGGCTCCCGCGCCGGCACCGGCGCCCGCGCCTGCCAAACCGGGTGATCCGAAAGCCGATCTGGCGCAACGGATTGCCGACGAGAAGCAGTTGCGGCAGAGCACCGACCAGACCGTGCAGATCCTCGCGCTGCAGTTCCAGGCCACGCGCTGTGGTGAGGATGACGTGCTCGCGGGCAACGACGATCCGAACCTGCCATTGGTGACGTGTTCGACCGACGGCCAGACCGTCTACCTGCTCAACAAGTCGATCATGAGCGGCGAAGAGATCAAGAACGCCACGTCGGGCCTGGATTCCCAGCAGGGCCAGTACGTCGTCGACGTCGAGTTCAAGAGTGGCGGCGCCACCACGTGGGCGGACTTCACGGCCGCCAACGTCGGCACCCAGACCGCGTTCACCCTGGACTCCCGGGTGGTCAGCGCGCCGGAGATCCGCGAGGCCATCCCGGGCGGGAACACCCAGATCACCGGCCAGTTCACCGCCGACTCGGCCAAAGAACTGGCCAACGTCCTGAAGTACGGGTCACTGCCGCTGTCCTTCGAATCCTCTGAGGCGGAAACGGTTTCGGCCACCCTGGGGCTGTCGTCACTGCGGGCCGGCCTGATCGCCGGTGCCATCGGACTGGCTGCGGTGCTGATCTACTCGCTGCTGTACTACCGCGTGCTCGGACTGCTCGTGGCGCTGTCACTGGTCGCGTCGGGCGCAGCCGTCTTCGCGATCCTCGTGCTGCTGGGCAGATACATCGGCTACACGCTCGACCTGGCCGGCATCGCGGGTCTGATCATCGGTATAGGCACGACAGCCGACTCGTTCGTGGTGTTCTTCGAACGCATCAAGGACGAGATCCGCGAGGGCCGGAGTTTCCGGTCCGCGGTACCGCGCGGTTGGGCGCGGGCCCGCAAGACCATCGTGTCCGGTAACGCGGTCACCTTCCTGGCCGCCGCGGTGCTCTATTTCCTGGCCGTCGGCCAGGTCAAGGGCTTCGCGTTCACCCTCGGCCTGACCACGATCCTCGACCTCGTCGTGGTGTTCCTGGTGACCTGGCCGCTGGTGTACCTGGCATCGAAGTCTCCGACCATGGCCAAACCGGCACTCAACGGACTTGGTGCGGTGCAGCAGATCGCGCGGGAACGGCGCGAAGCTGCACATGCGACGGCGGGACGGGGATAG
- a CDS encoding adenine phosphoribosyltransferase, whose protein sequence is MGSRLEHGPLEVVEVSDVSALVASLTREVPDFPDPGIQFKDLTPLLADAHGLNAVTDALAASADGADLVAGLDARGFLLGAAVATRLGTGVLAVRKGGKLPPPVHSVSYQLEYGTATLEIPADGIDIAGRNVVIIDDVLATGGTLAAAARLLRAGGATVTRAAVVLELTALGGRNAVAPLPVDSLHTV, encoded by the coding sequence ATGGGGAGCCGGCTGGAACATGGACCGCTGGAAGTTGTCGAAGTGAGCGACGTCTCCGCGCTGGTCGCGTCGCTGACCCGGGAAGTGCCGGACTTTCCGGACCCTGGCATCCAGTTCAAGGATCTGACACCGCTGCTGGCCGACGCCCACGGGCTCAACGCCGTCACCGATGCGCTCGCGGCCAGTGCCGACGGTGCGGACCTGGTGGCCGGTCTCGACGCACGCGGGTTCCTGCTCGGTGCCGCGGTCGCCACGCGGCTCGGCACCGGTGTGCTGGCGGTGCGCAAGGGAGGCAAGCTGCCGCCGCCGGTGCACAGCGTGAGCTACCAGCTCGAGTACGGCACCGCGACGCTGGAGATCCCGGCCGACGGGATTGACATCGCCGGCCGCAACGTTGTGATCATCGACGATGTGCTCGCCACCGGCGGGACGCTGGCCGCCGCGGCGCGGCTGCTGCGGGCCGGTGGTGCCACCGTCACCCGCGCGGCGGTCGTGCTCGAATTGACGGCCCTGGGCGGGCGGAATGCGGTCGCACCGCTGCCGGTTGACAGCCTGCACACCGTGTGA
- a CDS encoding ABC transporter substrate-binding protein yields MPQRGATARIKAAATVATLSLLAGIGLSGCMGGSADEIDYAVDGTLSTYNTNTVAGAASAGPQAFARTLTGFTYHGPDGQIVADHDFGAVSVVGRAPLVLDYVINDSAVYSDGKPVTCDDLVLTWASQSGRYPAFDAASQAGYRDIATVDCAPGQKKARVSFVQDRAFIDYGQLFSATSLMPSHVIADELGLGDAGVTNALQTGDAPTVDRIAQAWNTVWDLKPDLDLKRFPSSGPYRLDSVSDGGVVVLVANEQWWGGKPITGKVAVWPRGADIQERVNEGSFDVVDIASGSSGLLNLPDDYVSTEAPSAGVEQLIFAPGGPLAATPNRRAVALCTPRDVIARNAEMPIVNSRLSPAGDDAYSAAEGAAEAGQFVAANPDAARAALNNQPLTVRIGYQTPNARLAATVGAIAKACAPAGITVQDAGSESAGPLALRNNEFDALLASTGGAAGSGSSGSSAIDAYALHVGNGNNLSRYDNERVDGIIDALAVTSDPKEVARLVGEGAPILWGDMPTLPLYRQQRTVLTSTKMYAVSSNPTRWGAGWNMDRWKLSK; encoded by the coding sequence ATGCCTCAACGGGGGGCCACAGCCCGGATCAAGGCCGCGGCGACCGTCGCGACGCTGTCGCTGCTGGCCGGGATCGGGCTTTCCGGCTGCATGGGCGGCTCGGCCGATGAGATCGACTATGCCGTCGACGGCACGCTCAGCACCTACAACACCAACACGGTGGCCGGTGCGGCGTCGGCGGGGCCGCAGGCGTTCGCGCGGACGCTGACCGGCTTCACCTACCACGGGCCGGACGGCCAGATCGTCGCCGACCACGATTTCGGGGCGGTGTCGGTCGTCGGGCGCGCCCCGCTCGTGCTCGACTACGTGATCAACGACAGCGCGGTGTACTCCGACGGCAAGCCCGTCACGTGCGACGATCTGGTGCTCACCTGGGCCTCCCAGTCCGGTCGGTATCCCGCGTTCGACGCAGCCAGCCAGGCCGGCTACCGCGACATCGCCACCGTGGACTGTGCACCCGGGCAGAAGAAGGCCAGGGTTTCGTTCGTCCAGGACCGGGCGTTCATCGATTACGGCCAGTTGTTCTCGGCGACCTCGCTCATGCCCTCGCACGTCATCGCCGACGAACTGGGCCTCGGCGACGCCGGGGTCACCAACGCACTGCAGACCGGTGACGCACCCACGGTGGACCGCATCGCGCAGGCCTGGAACACCGTCTGGGATCTCAAACCGGACCTGGATCTCAAGCGCTTTCCATCGTCGGGGCCGTATCGGCTCGATTCGGTGTCGGACGGCGGCGTCGTCGTCCTGGTCGCCAACGAGCAGTGGTGGGGTGGCAAGCCGATCACGGGCAAGGTCGCGGTGTGGCCGCGCGGCGCCGACATCCAGGAGCGGGTGAACGAGGGCTCGTTCGACGTCGTCGACATCGCGAGCGGATCCTCGGGGCTGCTCAACCTGCCCGACGACTACGTCAGCACCGAAGCCCCGTCGGCCGGCGTCGAGCAGCTGATCTTCGCGCCCGGCGGACCGCTGGCCGCGACACCCAACCGGCGCGCCGTGGCGCTGTGCACGCCGCGGGACGTGATCGCGCGCAACGCCGAGATGCCGATCGTCAACTCGCGGTTGAGCCCGGCCGGCGACGATGCCTACAGCGCCGCCGAGGGAGCCGCCGAAGCAGGCCAGTTCGTGGCGGCCAACCCCGACGCCGCGCGTGCCGCGCTCAACAACCAGCCACTGACGGTCCGGATCGGCTACCAGACCCCGAACGCCCGGCTGGCCGCGACGGTCGGCGCGATCGCGAAAGCGTGTGCGCCCGCGGGCATCACCGTGCAGGATGCCGGTTCTGAATCGGCCGGGCCGCTCGCACTGCGCAACAACGAGTTCGACGCGCTGCTGGCCAGCACGGGAGGCGCCGCGGGCAGTGGCTCGTCGGGCTCGTCGGCCATCGACGCCTATGCGCTGCACGTCGGCAACGGCAACAACCTGTCTCGCTACGACAACGAACGTGTCGACGGCATCATCGACGCGCTCGCGGTGACCTCCGATCCGAAGGAGGTGGCGCGACTGGTGGGCGAAGGCGCGCCGATCCTGTGGGGCGACATGCCGACGCTGCCGTTGTACCGGCAACAGCGCACAGTGCTCACGTCGACCAAGATGTACGCCGTGAGCAGCAATCCGACGCGATGGGGAGCCGGCTGGAACATGGACCGCTGGAAGTTGTCGAAGTGA
- the secF gene encoding protein translocase subunit SecF, whose translation MAAKHSNDIESTAEEAESIEKSTDTVASAQAPRHGFFVRLYTGTGAFEVVGRRKLWYTVSGLMVAIAIVSMVVRGFTFGIDFEGGTKVSLPAAGADGVVSTQQVEDVFSKTLGRSPESVVQVGNGASATVQIRSETLTNDDTEKLRTALFDAFHPKGSDGQPSKQAISDSAVSETWGGQITQKALIALVVFLVLAAIYITVRYERYMAISALLTLVFDLVVTAGIYSLVGFEVTPATVIGLLTILGFSLYDTVIVFDKVEENTHGFEHTTRRTFAEQANLAVNQTFMRSINTSLISVLPIVALIVVAVWLLGVGTLMDLALVQLVGVIVGTYSSIYFATPLLVSLRERTDLVRRHTKRVLNRRNPAAGKSSKKTAAKQAADKPDKADEDSVDTEEAETVSAAVSSRPAPEKPAPGARPSRPSASKTGRPSGKRNTRR comes from the coding sequence ATGGCCGCGAAACACTCAAACGACATCGAATCCACCGCGGAGGAGGCCGAGAGCATCGAGAAGAGCACCGATACGGTCGCTTCGGCGCAGGCCCCGCGTCATGGCTTCTTCGTCAGGCTCTACACCGGTACCGGCGCCTTCGAGGTGGTCGGCCGCCGCAAGCTCTGGTACACCGTCAGCGGACTGATGGTCGCCATCGCGATCGTCAGCATGGTGGTGCGCGGATTCACCTTCGGCATCGACTTCGAGGGCGGCACCAAGGTGTCGTTGCCCGCGGCAGGCGCCGACGGTGTGGTGAGCACGCAGCAGGTCGAAGACGTCTTCAGCAAGACGCTCGGCCGCAGCCCGGAATCGGTGGTCCAGGTCGGCAACGGCGCTTCTGCCACGGTCCAGATCCGCTCGGAAACGCTGACCAACGACGACACCGAGAAGCTGCGGACGGCGCTGTTCGACGCGTTCCATCCCAAAGGCAGTGACGGCCAGCCGAGCAAGCAGGCCATCAGTGATTCCGCGGTCTCCGAGACCTGGGGTGGCCAGATCACCCAGAAGGCGCTGATCGCGCTGGTGGTGTTCCTCGTGCTGGCGGCCATCTACATCACCGTGCGCTACGAGCGCTACATGGCCATCTCGGCGTTGCTGACGCTCGTGTTCGACCTCGTGGTCACGGCGGGCATCTACTCACTGGTCGGTTTCGAGGTCACGCCCGCGACCGTCATCGGCCTGCTGACCATCCTGGGCTTCTCGCTCTACGACACGGTCATCGTGTTCGACAAGGTCGAGGAGAACACTCACGGGTTCGAACACACGACGCGGCGCACGTTCGCCGAGCAGGCCAACCTCGCCGTCAACCAGACGTTCATGCGGTCGATCAACACGAGCCTCATCTCGGTGCTGCCGATCGTCGCGCTGATCGTGGTGGCGGTCTGGCTGCTCGGGGTCGGCACTCTGATGGACCTCGCGCTCGTGCAGCTCGTCGGCGTGATCGTCGGCACCTATTCGTCGATCTACTTCGCGACCCCGCTGCTGGTATCGCTGCGTGAGCGCACCGACCTGGTGCGCAGGCACACCAAGCGCGTGCTCAACCGCCGCAATCCGGCCGCAGGCAAGTCGTCCAAGAAGACGGCGGCAAAGCAGGCTGCCGACAAGCCTGACAAGGCCGACGAGGACTCCGTGGACACCGAGGAAGCCGAAACCGTTTCGGCCGCGGTGTCCAGCCGGCCCGCTCCCGAGAAGCCGGCACCGGGTGCTCGGCCGTCGCGTCCGTCGGCCTCGAAGACCGGTCGGCCGTCGGGCAAGCGGAACACCCGGCGGTAA
- the gabT gene encoding 4-aminobutyrate--2-oxoglutarate transaminase, translating to MSHPEQSRHLATVIPGPKSAALIERKSAAVARGVGTTMPVYAAKAGGGIVEDVDGNRLIDLGSGIAVTTIGNSSPRVVDAVRTQVGEFTHTCFMVTPYEGYVAVCEQLNRLTPVAGEKRSALFNSGSEAVENAIKIARSYTHKPAVVAFDHAYHGRTNLTMALTAKVMPYKHGFGPFAPEIYRAPLSYPFRDAEFGKEMATDGELAAKRAINVIDKQIGADNLAAVIIEPIQGEGGFIVPADGFLPALLEWCRANDVVFIADEVQTGFARTGAMFACEHEGIDPDLIVTAKGIADGLPLSAVTGRAEIMDSPHVSGLGGTYGGNPLSCASALATIETIEADGLVARAQQIEHIMKDRLGRLQAEDDRIGDVRGRGAMIAMELVKPGTTDPDADLTKALCAGAHAAGVIVLSCGTYGNVLRFLPPLAITDELLIEGLDVLELILRDL from the coding sequence TTGAGTCACCCCGAGCAGAGCCGTCATCTCGCGACCGTCATCCCTGGCCCGAAGTCCGCGGCCCTGATCGAGCGGAAATCGGCGGCCGTGGCCCGTGGCGTCGGAACCACCATGCCGGTGTACGCCGCGAAAGCCGGCGGCGGAATCGTCGAGGATGTCGACGGCAACCGCTTGATCGACCTCGGCTCGGGCATTGCCGTCACGACCATCGGCAACTCGTCGCCGCGCGTCGTCGACGCGGTCCGCACCCAGGTCGGCGAATTCACGCACACGTGCTTCATGGTGACGCCGTACGAGGGGTACGTCGCGGTCTGCGAACAGCTCAACCGCCTGACGCCGGTTGCCGGCGAGAAGCGGTCGGCACTCTTCAACTCCGGCTCCGAGGCCGTCGAGAACGCGATCAAGATCGCCCGCTCGTATACCCACAAACCCGCTGTCGTGGCGTTCGACCACGCCTACCACGGCCGCACCAACCTGACCATGGCCCTGACCGCCAAGGTCATGCCGTACAAGCACGGCTTCGGCCCGTTCGCCCCCGAGATCTACCGCGCTCCCCTGTCCTATCCGTTCCGCGACGCCGAGTTCGGTAAGGAAATGGCCACCGACGGCGAACTGGCCGCCAAGCGCGCCATCAATGTGATCGACAAGCAGATCGGCGCCGACAATCTGGCCGCGGTCATCATCGAACCGATCCAGGGCGAAGGCGGGTTCATCGTCCCGGCCGACGGATTCCTGCCCGCATTGCTGGAGTGGTGCCGCGCGAACGACGTGGTGTTCATCGCCGACGAGGTGCAGACCGGTTTCGCTCGCACCGGCGCGATGTTCGCGTGTGAACACGAGGGCATAGACCCCGATCTGATCGTCACCGCGAAGGGCATCGCCGACGGCCTGCCGCTCTCGGCGGTCACGGGCCGCGCCGAGATCATGGACTCACCGCACGTGTCTGGCCTCGGCGGCACCTACGGCGGCAATCCGCTGTCGTGCGCCTCGGCCCTGGCCACCATCGAAACCATCGAGGCCGACGGCCTGGTGGCCCGCGCCCAGCAGATCGAGCACATCATGAAGGACCGGCTGGGCCGATTGCAGGCCGAGGACGACCGGATCGGCGACGTCCGCGGTCGCGGCGCGATGATCGCGATGGAGCTCGTGAAACCGGGCACCACCGATCCGGACGCCGACCTGACGAAGGCCCTGTGCGCAGGAGCGCACGCTGCCGGGGTGATCGTGCTGTCGTGCGGCACCTACGGCAACGTGCTGCGCTTCCTGCCTCCGCTGGCCATCACCGACGAGCTGCTCATCGAGGGGCTCGACGTGCTGGAGCTGATCCTGCGGGATCTCTAG